From Larus michahellis chromosome 8, bLarMic1.1, whole genome shotgun sequence, one genomic window encodes:
- the ZNF326 gene encoding DBIRD complex subunit ZNF326 isoform X2, translating into MDYGEDMDRDYGHGGYGGPRSMDSYLNQSYGMESHGGGGGGGGGNRFGPYESYDSGSSLGGRDLYRSGYGYNEPEQSRFGGSYGGRFDNSYRNSLDSFGGRNQGGSSWEAPYSRSKLRPGFMEDRGRESYSSYSSFSSPHMKPAPVGSRGRGTPAYPESGFGSRNYDAFGGPSTGRGRGRGHMGDFGGMHRPGIVVDYHNKPSPAAVAARGIKRKMIPQPYNKPGGAFIKKPKMTKPILKLSQKKSPNMKTSFQDSTIEEIEVDTSGAVVIYEDFTRDAYDLGYQTFGDGKGEVKSEEEEKRRIEARREKQRRRREKNSEKYGDGYRMAFTCSFCKFRTFEEKEIEAHLESAAHQETLDHIQKQTKFDKVVMEFLHECMVNKFKKTAMRKQQTSNQTENAQAAEKDIMEGVTADDHMMKVETVHCSACSVYVPALHSSVQQHLKSPDHTKGKQAYREQIKRESVLTATSILNNPIVKARYELYVKGENPFEINDQAQEQQTEEEDKADEPAEGEEEEEEEEEEETEEQTDFTLDHTEDN; encoded by the exons GTTTGGACCTTATGAGTCTTACGACTCCGGGTCTTCTCTGGGTGGGCGAGATCTGTACAGATCTGGCTATGGTTATAATGAACCCGAACAAAGCCGCTTCGGAGGTAGTTATGGTGGTCGATTTGACAACTCCTACCGGAATAGCCTTGACTCTTTCGGAGGTAGAAACCAGGGCGGGTCTAGCTGGGAAGCACCTTACTCCCGTTCAAAATTGAGGCCTGGGTTTATGgaggacagaggaagagagagttaCTCTTCCTACAGCAGTTTTTCTTCACCCCATATGAAGCCTGCACCTGTAGGCTCTCGGGGGAGAGGAACGCCTGCTTATCCTGAAAGTGGATTTGGAAGCAGAAACTATGATGCTTTTGGAGGACCATCAACAGGCAGAGGCCGAGGCCGAGGA CATATGGGAGACTTTGGAGGAATGCACAGACCTGGAATTGTTGTTGACTATCATAACAaacccagccctgcagcagttGCTGcaagaggaataaaaagaaagatgataCCACAGCCATATAACAAACCTGGCGGTGCGTTTATCAAGAAACCCAAAATGACAAAACCTATTTTGAAGCTGAGCCAGAAAAAATCTCCTA ACATGAAGACATCTTTCCAGGATTCTACTATAGAG GAAATTGAAGTGGACACAAGTGGTGCAGTGGTTATATATGAAGACTTTACAAGAGATGCTTATGATCTTGGATATCAGACCTTTGGAG ATGGTAAAGGAGAAGTTaaaagtgaggaagaagaaaagcggCGAATTGAGGCCAGAAGAGAGAAGCAAAGGcgtagaagggaaaaaaacagtgaaaaatatggTGACGGATACAG AATGGCGTTTACATGCTCATTCTGCAAATTTCgaacatttgaagaaaaagaaattgaggCACATCTGGAGAGTGCAGCTCACCAGGAAACATTGGATCATATCCAGAAGCAAACCAAATTTGACAAAGTAGTGATGGAATTTCTTCAT GAGTGTATGGTGAATAAATTCAAGAAGACAGCTATGCGTAAGCAACAGACAAGTAACCAAACAGAAAATGCTCAAGCTGCTGAAAAAGATATAATGGAAG GGGTTACTGCTGATGACCACATGATGAAAGTTGAGACTGTTCACTGCAGTGCTTGTAGCGTGTACGTTCCAGCATTACACAGTTCTGTTCAGCAGCACTTAAAATCTCCTGAtcacacaaaaggaaaacaa GCTTACAGAGAACAAATAAAAAGGGAGAGTGTTCTGACTGCCACCAGTATCTTGAATAATCCTATAGTGAAGGCACGATACGAGCTGTATGTGAAG GGTGAAAATCCATTTGAAATTAACGATCAGGCTCAGGAGCAGCAGACGGAAGAAGAGGACAAAGCCGATGAGCCAgctgagggggaggaagaagaggaggaagaggaggaggaagaaactgaagaacaaaCTGACTTCACTTTAGACCACACTGAAGATAACTAA